The nucleotide sequence ATATGAATAATTTTCTCCCTAATGGATATTGCATGCTGAGAAAGGATTTCCAGttccagtttttaaaaatttagCATATGAAATGATGCGTCGCTATGTGACAAAGTGATTTTTCGGGGCAAGAAGAGAGCAGCGCAAATGCATCAGAAAGcttaaggaaaaaaaagtgagactgagagaagagagagagagaaagatagaggcTGGTACTTTTCCCATTGAGTTCGACAGCATCAAATTACTTACCCTGTCAGGCCTCGCCTCAGATATGCTGGTAAACACCAATATATTTTATCTAATTGTTAAACGTTAGGGGTGCTATAAATCATTTCTATCTACGTTCCCTTTACACTAGAGCCCTCCACAACTGAAACTCCTTTATAAAGCTCTCACTGCACATATctttaactttttgttttgcttatattttttgtattgatttgtttCGTGTTGTTGATATAAATCAGCTGTAACTTCATTCAAAAAGCCAAAGCTGGTGGGTTGTGGTCGGTGACCATCAATGAATGCTATCCTGATCTCTTCTTCTATCCTCAAAATGATATGGGAGGTGCAAAGTTTCATGAGATGGTCCTTTACCCATACATTTCCAGTCTTTGATTATAAATCAATGGAATGAACATATGGTTGTCGAGTGTGGAAATTGCATTTTCCATCTGTCTGAATATAGAATTCCTCATACTTTATTCTCTTCATCAAAACTCTGAGATGGCATATCACAGATTGCATGTACATTGGAAATGCAGCCTGTAATCACTGGATAGGATAGGAAGCATGACAGCCTATGGAAATTCAAATAGCATGTCTGATAAAGCATGCAGGCTCTTTCATAACGGTGTGAACGCGTGGATGGTTGAGTTttaacatcacaacaaaatgTCTCTTCTTGCTGTCAAAGTGTGTCATAACTTGCAGTGACACATCTGTAAAGATATGAGGGAAACAGCAGGAGCATATGACAGTTTACAAAGGCTGGGTATAAAGGATGTGGACTTCTTTCAGACTTTTTCAGCCCCTGTGATGCTACCTGCATCCAGCAGCATGGCATACAATATGCATATGTTATCAAAGTAAAAATCTGGCATGAAACTTTAATGAACAGAAGAATAGAGGGAGCAGTGCAAAAGAGAAGCTGATTTGCTGAAGGCAATGTGGAATTGTTTTAGCGAAGCGTAGCGGACAAGAAGCAGGAAACCTGGGAGAAGAACAATCGCTATAGGCATTtgcatttcacatgtgaatgtAAGAGCCACCACTGCAATTATACATACCACTGAGTAAGGACATGGCTGCGATCCACAAAGCAAATTTCCATGCTTTGAACAGAGCCACAGCTTGCCTGGGGACTTTGCAGCTCAGGTGGCAAGCATGGTTAATTTCACCATTTGGGAGAACGTGTAAGCTTTAGCCTACATGGTCAGCAGCTAAACATTACTTTCCCATCACTAGATGCTATCTGATTTGTTGTCCTTGGACTATAGTCTCTTAATCTTATTTTAATTGCAGCTACATTccgcttttttttttaagacaaacaGCACAACAAGAATCCAGCACCGATTGGGAAAACTGTCCTAGAGCATCAGCAAAGTTTGACCCCCGCCTACATGCAACCTATTTTGAAATCAGATTGCCCCCCGATTTACCTCCACACACCAGACAGCATTAGTCCGCACCAGGGCTGGAGTTGCTAGGCAACTGAAGACACTTGCTGCAGACTGAAATGATTCTTTGATTCAAGGAAAGATCTTATATAATGCCTTACAATGGAGAAATTTAATATAATTGCATAAAGATTGTCTTAGTAATTAGAATTAATGTTATATTATGTTAGTTGGCACAACACACTGAATAACTGCCGGAGTTGACTCCACATGAAACAGTCTTCACTGAAATGTATTTCCCTTCAagttagttactttacaaaaagTAGTTTTGCTATCATGAATGAGACTAgtcaaaaaaacacatatagtacacacacacacacacacttcataacGATTTACTGAATATTGATTTACTGAATAACTACAAGAACAATTAACATATAACTTAAATAGGTTATGTTAACACATGCAAAGGAAAATGCATGGTAATGAGTTTGTGTGTAGACGGTGCCATTGTTTAAGGTCAGAGAAAAATCAAAGCATTGTGAGGACGCAAACCAATTGTTATTAAAATGAGCTTTATTAACTGTCTCCTATATTTCCATATATTTCCATCtccatacagaaaaaaatatttgacagaCAAGCTTTCACTCTTTGCCATATTAGTTTgcttgtgttaaaaaaaatgctgcagtaCTGCACTGCACCAGCTATCCACTTTGCAAAACATGAGACTATTTCAGTAACATGTTAATTGTGGTTCATCTAGTTAATATAATATGTGGGTAGTCTGAGACACTAGTAATTACCATTTTCTATATGCTTCTCCGTACTGCAGAGACCCCTGGGAAATTACCGGGGTTAAAGGTCGAATGGTGGGAGCTGCATGCAATTTGTGACCTAGAGAAGCTTCCAGGAAATGAAGGCAAACTGGCTGCAGGGAAAAACCTAACTTGTATGTGCTCGGATTATCTAAGTCATGAGTGAAGAAGTTCATAAATATGCATATTCATTATCCAGTGCTGCATCCCTCTCACTGAATCTATCAAGAAGATTAATGAATATTATTCAGTCATTCATGACTTACTGTAAGCAGTAGATGCAAATGTGAGCAGACAGCACCACCTACTGACTATAAGCTGGAATGTCATTTATCAGGCATCTATAGGTTCTTTtatgaattttttaaaaacccctTTTATTGTTGCTCTATTACTAGTTTTAGCTACCATTTctatatttcataattttttatagcatcaaagtAATAAAGTCCATTCTGATCACAGGTTGAAAGTGGTTAGATTCAAGTTAATGGTGTTGCAACTGCAGTAGATACCGGAAATACATGCaaaattggtgtgagtgaaaaaaaaaaaggtgaacaAAGTGGATTTTCTGAATTGTTTAACCTAATATTTATGATCAAACACCTCGTGTTGAAGTACACGCAGTCTAGTAAATCACCACTAGATGTCACTGCATAACCATTGGTCAAACGAGCAGAGTTTCAGCTGTATGCCTAGAAAACCCAATGGCTGTaaatcatgaataaataataatgttgctgCTGCATATGAAACACTACAACTCAGACATATTGATCCCAGACACGCGGGCAGTAATGTTGGTCTCACTTTGACTTTGAAGGAGATTAATTTATAGTCTGACCTACATTCACcccacagcaaacacacacacacacacacacacacacacacacacacacacacacacacacacacacacacacacacacacacacacacacacacactcgtacagGCAAAAACGacactacaaaacaaaaccttgtgtttacttgttctttgatatatttatttgctgattgtttgtcttttcttcttcaacATTTATCCACCTCAATGACAATTTGGAAGTCAAGTTAATGGGAAACAACAAAAtcgcaattttttttttttttatcagcccTAGTTGATGTCTGAAATACACTGAAGTTCTTTGAGGttgcacataaacatacagtataagcatATCATGAAGTGTTTGACTTCATAAACTTATAAATCATTATCTTATGAATTAGAGGTGAATTGTGTCAGTTTCTCCAGTAGTCAGGTTCTTGTGCCACTTGTTTGTCTTGCTGatagattttttcccccatatAGTGGTTGGCGGGTTTGCGCTGCAGCAGTAACAGACACTGGTTCCTCAGCTCTTTATTCATACAGAGCAGGATTATGGGGCTGGAGAGTAAAGACAGGTCCAGCAGCAGATCTCTGACCATCTCCTGACACACAGACGGGTGTGCCATCAGTGCAAACACAGCACCTATAGTACATAAAATATAGTATAAGAATGGGTAGTAATTATTGCAATGCCTTTAAATGATagtcatttatattttgtgataTAGAATCACAAATAAGTAAAACCATTTACCACTGTAAAGGCCTGTATCTTTCCTAATTGAGTATAATTTAGCAAGACCCTCtatgataaaaaaaagcaaaacaaataaaagttaaGGTATGTGTTTTAACCAAAAAGTTCAATCCACCTGAGATTTACCCAGACAGCAAAAAGTggtagaaaatgtgtttattttaaatcataaataagTATTATATTCATCAATATTAATGTTTTGAATGAGACATTTCTGAGTAATACAAATGTTCTTAGATTAttgacttttattaaaaaattccATCTTCTATAAAGTAAAATTGACCTTATGGCAGTATAAAAAAAGTCCTAGCTGTTCAAAAGctaagattttttatttattgatttattttttcacaggttttattaaacaaaatctCCCTATTTATagaaacaaaaatctaaacTCATGTCTCAAACTGCAGCCTTGAACCCACAACCCACAAAAAATATGCTAAATTCTCAGAAAATAGcctttatactttttaaatgacattaacaAGTTAAATTGTATATAAAAAGCTAtatttgtgcaaatgttttggTACAAAATGggtagtgtactgtatatagtaccatatttgtatgtatacagtacatgttgagTCCATACAAATGCATGCTGCAAATGTaaattttttgttattatactTAATTTCAGTATCGTAttctaaatatataataacTTCATGAAGGTTCAAAATATCAGTTATCTTTTTCAGTAGAAAATTGTCCCAATAAAACTGTGTTGTTAAAGCAAgcattcacatttttcaagtgGATCTTAAAACACTACTCACATGGACATaatgtacattgaaagagctattggtcgctgtaattgttcctctcCAACTGGCTTCAAAGAGACTTCTTGATTCCAATGTatgtgatgggggacaaaatccagtCATTGTTCtttgcaaaaatacattataaagtTTACTGAAGCTCATATGTTTCAGCAGTCTGAGATAGTAAAATTAGGTGAGAATTCCAAAGTTACAGACTTTTTGATACAAAATTCCATCTATGCTTTCACGGACTCCACTTCCTTGCTGAGCTACAGCGGTGGTATTGTAACACAAACAGGcaattttgtaataaaaaaagtttgtaaCTTCTGAAACTACCCGCGTTTAAAACTACAACTGCTGATGCCTCATATTAGCTTAGGCTGAACTTGGGAAAGCACTGTGGATTTGTCTCCTGTCACTTTGGAATTACATTAAAAAGGGTTGGACAGCACCGTCAGTAGaaacaactacagcaactaaTAACTCTTCTACCGTAAATATGGCCATGTGAATTTTACTGTAAGATAGATTTtgaaatgtgaacctatccctTTAAGTCAAACTAGTGAGTCAAAGCAACCCAAAAAAACCtgtaaagtaacatttactTACCAGGTACATGTGCTGTGAAGGTAATGAGAGATATGAGGCTGAACACTTTTGCCAGGCGCACATTGACTTTCTGGTTCCTGTGCATCAGCTTAGCGCTCTGGACGATGGTGTGTAGAATGTGAGCATAGAAATACAGGCTTAACGGCAGAAACACGAGAGTCTTCACCAGCAAAAGAACCCTCATGATTTCATCGTTAATAAAGGAGAAGCAAGTGAGGTTGACATGATCCAGGTGATCCACATGGCTGCCCAAGAGCCACAGGGTCAGCTTCTTCACCCCCACAGGAAGGAGAGGGAACAGAAGCTGCAGGGCcaggaaaaccctgctgtttaccAGGTGCCTGCAGCCACATACCACTGTCAGGTAAATAGAGAAGGTAATGAAGGAGACGTAGTGGAAGGAAGCAGAGCTTGTCAGGTGTTTGGCGCTCACCATGACTTCACACAAGTGAGAGCCCAGCAGCCAGCGGCCATGCTGCCTCCAGTGAATGGTCATGGGCCACAGGCTCAGGTTGACGAGGTTGCAGCTGGTGCTTCCGAGGATGAACATCGCCACATTGCTCCTTATCTTGCTTCGCTGGCTGAGCAGACAGGACACCAGGGAGACCAGGATGAAGATGTTCAAGCCGAAGCCAGGGACCAGAAGCAGGACTTTGGAGGAGGCACAAAGGTTTAGGTAGACGGAGACAGTGCACAGGGAGGAGGACGTCTCATTCATGGCAGACGGGTAATAAAGACAACGGTGTCAGCAAAGGTAGAGGGGAGGACTGACTTTCCTCTGCGTTACAAAATGTTATAAAAGATAAGTCTGTAAGATACTCTTGGGTAACAAGGACAGAAATACAGTTTGTGCAACATGTGAAATGCAgactcatccctccatcatgtaaacatgttttctctACGTCCAATCACCTTGACACTTGCTTCCTCTGAAGTTTATTGTTTCTAAGACTTTCACCCAGTGGACCTAATTACAAAGGATTCAGTTCATAATCCCCTTAGTCTAGTTATAAGCCtctaataaaactgaaaatctttaGCTACTACGCACCAACTTGACAAATGGATGGGACGTGACCTTGtattcctcttcttctttcccagTGATTTTACAGtgcttttatttgttatattatatatttatgctTTCTCCAACCTCAGGGggcatttatgtttttactaGTGATTATTCATCACAACCCTTATCAACATTCTTCTTCATTCCTTATTACATACAATGTGCTTTTGCTCAAGCAGCCTGGTGAGACTGGGATATGCATTCATGCTTCAGTCATAATATTCTGTCCATGAAATATCAAGGTTTGTTAATTCTAGGCTGTGTCTAATTTATTACATTGTGATCTGCACGTCATTACCAAGCAGCTTCCTCCCGCTCTACCAGTGCGGAAATAGTCCTAATGAGAGTGGAAAACGTATTTGTTTACTTCTCTGGGGCTTTATTAATGTGACACAGAGTTGGGTTGATTAAGTAGCTAACTACTCTGACATAACCTAAAAGCAACATATAAAAATGGCCTCCATTACACGAGCACAgtgttgtttaaatgtgtgattCAGTGTTGGATTGAATGCATTTAAACTGCATTATCTTACTGTCATGTGTGAGCAGGTGTGTATTTACTTATCACTATGCATGCTCTTGCAGACTCTCACACAGGTGGAAGGGGTAATCCATAATACAAATTGCAACCGTTTATTCAAATTCTATTATCTTTACTTTTTCAGTATCTGGATGTTGGATTAGCACGGTTGTAgatttttagtcttttcatgatGTAAAGGGTTTTGTCAATGTACAGAAGCTCAAGCTATATAATGTCCTCCATCTAGCATTATTGAAGTTAGACATAGATAATTTGAGAGAACAGATTCTTTGCACACTAATcattaatacatacagtatgtgtacaatTTCTGAACCTGCTCATCTCAAagtgctttttattttaaattctcaaTGCTTTTCAGGTCTCAtcagggtttgtttgtttgtttgtttggcatTGCTGCCTGAGTGATTCCAGCAGGCGATCTGGTATAATTGGTCAGCATGAACAGGCCTGTCTGTCTAATGCATCAAGGGCCACTGTGCTGTTCACATGGCATCTAATCAGGCTGCAGGAGATCACTGACAAGACAGTGCTGGAAACTGCTGCAACTTCATATTACATACAGTGATATGTCAATACATGCCGAAGACACAAGGATTAATTCCTCTTATAAAATGAACACTGATATTACTTGCTTTgctttttagttgtttttttttcaaccttATAACCAAgttggatatacagtatacttaaAATAGCACTGAGGGGGAGGAGGTATGGCAGTGTTCCTTGAGTGTTATTCATATGTAAATGGTGAATGCTATCAGTTTGTGTCCCTGATGGATTCAGCTTCCACTCCCACTCCCTCCAGCAGTGGGTGCTCTGaagactgacagacaggcagacacagtgAGAGGTGCTGTTCCTGAAACTGATTGAAAATCAGAGATGCTTGCAGGAGCAGTTTGATCTAAACAGACTGCAGAGCATGGGGTTGGAGTGATAGAAAAGGGAGATAAGAGGaatagagacaaacagagagagggagggagacggagagagagagcgctgtCAGTCAGTCGTGAGAACAGATCGGCCTCAAGGTGACAACTCCTTCCATGAGATGGTTTTCCACCGAGGGTAATGGAGCTTGGGTCTTGTCTCACAAAAAGCAATTTATAGCTAAGCCAACGGAGGTCTGAGAGATATTTTCTGCAACAAACTGTGCTGTGTCAGGCTTGTAGATATTTACCTGAGGCCCATAACACTCTACCGAAAACCTGCCACTTGCATAAGTCGTTCAGGTTGTTAGAAGCTCAAAAGCAGGCAAACAGCAGTAAACAAATGCTTGAAGACAATGAAGACAGCAGTCAATATACCCAGAGGCTGATTTAATCACTCTTCTCCaggaaaataattttaaatagcATAAGTTCATTGATCACTGGTGGAGAGGCTGCTATCATACAGTATTACTGCTGTGTTCCAGAGTTGCAGTAAACTTAACATGAAAGTTAATATAACCAGAGTGCTGTCAAGTATGAATATCTTCTGAATTAGTCCTTACACTACATCAGCCCAAAAGACTCACACCCCAAAAGGCAAAACAGGCTGTAGGAAAAAACACTATGCATTTCTAATGTAAGAAACAAACACTGTATGCATTTAGTGCCATCTGGGGTGGTTGGAACGATGAATCTAATTTTGATGAAATGATTATCATCTTGCACCTTAAAACTGACTGGTGGTGAGCCAATAAATCCGGATGAGGGTTACTACTGGGCTCTTTCCAAATTCTTGTTTGGACGAAAATCCAAAAAATATGGCCGGCCTGGCTGAATAGGATTTAATGTTGCTTCCAGGGAAATGAAGAGCGTTGTGCAGAAATCTCTCAAGCATACTCACCACTTTCCAAATTACAGACTTCATTCTTTGATCTTCTTGCCAATTTGCtaagcttttgttttgaaaacagACAATGTCGTATGAAATCTCACTCGAGCAGAAGATGGTAGTAAACTCTCaagaaagctctgataaacaagAAAGGTAACTGCATCAAACTGATGTTTTAAGTGAGTGACCACATGATATGATTCTGTGTGGATTTTTATGACTAGGAGAAATATACAAAACTGAATTGTGGGACTATATTGtgcagtacagtatatacattatGATCCTACAtagttgttttttccccatgcACTGGAGCCAGATATTCTTTCCCCCCAGCCCTTATCCCCCGTCCCAATGGAAGAACTAATTATCAGACAGAAGAGTCTTTGTATGACAGCAATTACCAGACTCAGTAATGTGTATTGCTGCTGTTGCaaactgtttcactgttggtTGAAATGTTTGGAACTATCTGGCAACTCTGCCCTTAAAGCAGATTCAATGCAGCATTCGACCTTCAGTCTCTTTTCATCAGTGTCTCTATAGTCGCCTAAGCCTGGCATGTAAATTCTTATGGATTCAGGCTCTCGGGTGTCTGCCTGTGTGGGCTGGTGTTAAAGCCTGTGGAAACACTCAAGGACAAAGGCAGGTAGAAGAAACCAAAACCTCTCacacattttaataatcatCTCTCGAGCGTGGATAGAGAATTTCTATGGCGTGAAGATCAGGTCAAAGACAAATGAGGAGCAGCAGGCTAAACTCCCCTCTGATTAAACCATCACCTCTGATTTGAGACGGCCCCCAGCGATTGTTATGGTTACTGTATACTGTGAGACTAGAATGCTGTGTGCTTAATGGCAGTTAATTCAGCCGAAATGGGAAAACGATAACATTGCGCTTGTCATGTGTTAAGGTTCTTTTCAAAGCAAAGGAATAGATCAATGATCTGTCCAgctttgtgtttatatgtgtaagGGTTTGTCTCAGTCGCTCTTCTCTCATGATATAGGAGCAGTGCAACTGTATATTCCGATATttgaattttgtgttttagttttaacaAGTCCTCATGCCTAACTTGTAAAAATAGATTGTCAGTGCCTACCAAAATTACCTACAGTATATGACCGTTCCAAAAATTACTCACTGAAAACAGCGTTTACTGATTCATTAACTCCATGGTTAAGTTTAGACAAATAAAGCTTTGTGGTTAGGTTAGGAAAATATCCTCATGGTTAAAAATACCATctgttgactgttggtaggaaatgGGATGGAAAGCACAGTCTAATCAAATCATTCACACGTGTTGTTGACCAAACCATCAACCCTGACCCCCCTCCCGAAGAGTTTTTGGGTGGTATACCATTTACATGCCACTTCTGCCTTtgttactgaatgtaaacacatcaATAATCCACAGTTGCTGGTAGAGAGAACAGTCATTATCCACAAAAGGTCACTTTCCAGGAAAACGTGTGGATACATATGTGGTTTTAAGCATTTGACCAAAAGACCAATGTTGTTCTGAGGACAGTCTCTTTAAAGAGTATCTgaacaccccctgaaaatcttgtttttgcttaCCTCCAATGGTTTAACTTCACACCTTGCTGCAGAatactgtgacatcactgttgggtgtgatTAGAGGTGTATAAAAGCACACCCATCAGTGATcctgggtgtggtcagaggtcaaggcagtgaaacactgcttaTTAGCTTGGTGTTAAGTTACAGTAGTGAAACTGTAGCCTGGATCCAGACCTTTGTGGGCAGGATTAAAATTGTCAGTGTCATTTAGCATAGCTTGCTAGCTACCTGGCTAAATCCATTAAAAATAGCAgcagaaaaatggcaacaacaGTGGATGAGATCAACGCAGCAGTACAGGTGGGTTTAAGTTGACTCTTACTGGGAATCCACATCAAAAGTGAGACATGAGTAGCACATAAGCACTATTGAAGCGTTCTGTCCATTCAATCCACACTGACTCCAACATCCATTCGGCAGTCTCTGTCCTCAGAACCAGctatctgtctgtcagcagcagcaccgGCCAAATTGTCTTCACCAGGCAAACTAAcagcattatttttatttactgattAGGCTAATAGATTTTACTTGTAGTGGGCAGGGGGAATCTGCCTACAGTGACACCGGCAAGCTCATAGAGACACTGGGATCCTTGATCAGTCATTACAGATACTGTAAATAAGTTCACAACATATAAACGTGATATTTGTGTGGTTTAAACAGCTGTCTGTGGAGATCATGCTTCACTTAGCGCaccagaggaagaaaaaaatagacttGGAGTGCAAGAAATgtgacttacacacacaaaaaacctcAGATATGTTAATTATTAAACAATACTTAGAAGTTGTGAAATGTATTCTCATAAATAATAAGGTTAGGTATCTCTGACCTTTAGATGTGTTAGGAGGTATAATGTGTTTGACACATCTCTAAATAATGTTTCCTTACACAGTGGGTGAACAGGCAAATTAAAAAGAGCAATTTGCAGCAATGTCCAGTTTCCCAAATGTAATCGGTGCTACTGACTGCACTCATGTTGCAATAAGGGCACTGAGTAAGAATGAATTTGCTTTCATTAATCGAAAGCATTTTCATTCGATTGATATTCAAATCATATGTGATGCAGACATGGTACTTACTAATGTAGCGGCACGGTGGCCGGGGTCAACACATGACTCATTCTTTAGAGAAACAGCAGTGTTGGGCGCAGACTTGAGGCCTTTGCGTGATGGCTGGCTTCTAGGTATGGATGATTCATTTAGAAATTCTAAATCAAATGCAATTTTTCTCTACTGCAGTGCCTAACCCATTCACTAATATTGCAGGCGACAGTGGATATCCCCTCAAAGGGTGGCTGCTCAACCCTTTCTCCAACCCACAGAGCACAGAGGAGAGAACTGACTATTTATAGGCAACTATGAGCGATAAAAGGGTGGGACAAGAAGCTTGCTCACGTGTGTAAAAGTTCGAGTtgattgtgatttttaaaaggGAATCGGCGTGGGACGTGCGTGCGCACTGTGTCATAAATCAGAATAGTTATCACTTTCTGTGTTTCGTCCATATGCAACCTTTTGACGTGaacagttttataaatgaggcccTGGTGACTTATTAAACTATTCAGTGACCTCTCATGCCCTGCACTGATGCATCTGCACTCGTTATGTTTTTCCACTCATTTAATCAGATTCTTCCTGtaatttgtcacctgtctgtatGCAAATATGTAATATGTCAAATTAAAATTGATATCCAGCTGGACAAGGGCATGGGTGCAATGCAGCTGTCTCTCAAAACTTTTGTTCCTCAAAttttagataataataataatatgtggAGAACCTATGCACTGAACTATAATGTTAGAGTACGTGCAGCACAGACATGAGACCTTGCAGTAATTCTATTCAGTTGTAATAATTGACATACTGAATCTATCTTGGCTACCATCtgacagatttgtttttcagtaaatacAACATGTCAATGATAAATTGTAAATATAACAAAGCAATTTTTCAAGTGGATCCAGCAGCCGTGATTTGTGTCTCATGTAAACAGCTTTGATAAATGCACTCCGTTGTGTTTGTCAT is from Siniperca chuatsi isolate FFG_IHB_CAS linkage group LG8, ASM2008510v1, whole genome shotgun sequence and encodes:
- the LOC122880309 gene encoding uncharacterized protein LOC122880309 isoform X2 produces the protein MFILGSTSCNLVNLSLWPMTIHWRQHGRWLLGSHLCEVMVSAKHLTSSASFHYVSFITFSIYLTVVCGCRHLVNSRVFLALQLLFPLLPVGVKKLTLWLLGSHVDHLDHVNLTCFSFINDEIMRVLLLVKTLVFLPLSLYFYAHILHTIVQSAKLMHRNQKVNVRLAKVFSLISLITFTAHVPGAVFALMAHPSVCQEMVRDLLLDLSLLSSPIILLCMNKELRNQCLLLLQRKPANHYMGEKIYQQDKQVAQEPDYWRN
- the LOC122880309 gene encoding uncharacterized protein LOC122880309 isoform X1, which encodes MNETSSSLCTVSVYLNLCASSKVLLLVPGFGLNIFILVSLVSCLLSQRSKIRSNVAMFILGSTSCNLVNLSLWPMTIHWRQHGRWLLGSHLCEVMVSAKHLTSSASFHYVSFITFSIYLTVVCGCRHLVNSRVFLALQLLFPLLPVGVKKLTLWLLGSHVDHLDHVNLTCFSFINDEIMRVLLLVKTLVFLPLSLYFYAHILHTIVQSAKLMHRNQKVNVRLAKVFSLISLITFTAHVPGAVFALMAHPSVCQEMVRDLLLDLSLLSSPIILLCMNKELRNQCLLLLQRKPANHYMGEKIYQQDKQVAQEPDYWRN